In Amycolatopsis coloradensis, one genomic interval encodes:
- a CDS encoding substrate-binding and VWA domain-containing protein produces MVVNPGQSRGGRKVLAFVAAAVVAIGLIIGLRAITSDSGEEAVEAKCTTGDAVKLQVSSSPEKAGVVAEIAKGYSGRTVAGRCVDVLVQSKSSGTAMQALARGWNEAVDGPRPDVWTPAASGWVNLLRQNLTGSDHPALVPEGDPESVANAPLVVAMPKPMAEALGWPGKGIGWKDLAALATDPRGWAKYGHPEWGKFRLGKTNPNISTSGLNATIGAYYAATGTSSDLTANALAKPEARTFVQNVEQAIVHYGDNTLTFLTNLQKADDRGAAMSYISAVTVEENSLVGYNQGNPTNDPAKRGQHAPPKVPLVGIYPSDGTLNSDHPFTVLNWADDLHKQVAADFLAHLRGAEAQQKFSDIGFRTFDGKPGSQTTKENGAEPDSKLNLIRPPSPPVLTEVLKSWKDLRKKANVLLVVDVSGSMGDGVGGTGKNKMDLAKQAAVASLPQFSDADKVGLWMFSTKLDGDKDFVELRPVSPIGGEPGRQELASRLNGLTPQNGTGLYDSSLAAYEFMKQRLDPNAINAVVVLTDGRNEDPGGIDLPNLVGRLRAEGGGEAVRLFTIAYGSDADLDVLKEIAETTQGVGYDSSKPDSIDQVFTAVISNF; encoded by the coding sequence ATGGTCGTGAATCCAGGGCAGTCCCGCGGCGGCCGCAAGGTGCTGGCGTTCGTGGCCGCCGCGGTGGTCGCGATCGGGTTGATCATCGGTTTGCGCGCGATCACGAGCGACTCCGGCGAAGAGGCCGTGGAGGCGAAGTGCACCACCGGTGACGCCGTCAAGCTGCAAGTGTCGTCGTCGCCGGAGAAGGCGGGCGTGGTCGCCGAGATCGCCAAGGGCTACAGCGGCCGCACGGTGGCCGGACGCTGTGTCGACGTGCTCGTGCAGTCGAAATCGTCCGGCACCGCGATGCAGGCGCTGGCCCGCGGCTGGAACGAGGCCGTGGACGGCCCGCGCCCGGACGTCTGGACACCCGCCGCGTCCGGCTGGGTGAACCTGCTGCGCCAGAACCTCACCGGCTCCGACCATCCCGCGCTGGTGCCCGAGGGCGACCCGGAATCGGTCGCGAACGCACCGCTGGTCGTCGCGATGCCGAAGCCGATGGCCGAAGCGCTCGGCTGGCCGGGCAAGGGCATCGGCTGGAAGGATCTCGCCGCGCTGGCAACGGATCCGCGGGGCTGGGCGAAGTACGGCCACCCGGAATGGGGGAAGTTCCGGCTGGGCAAGACGAATCCGAACATCTCGACCTCCGGCCTCAACGCCACCATCGGCGCCTACTACGCGGCGACCGGCACATCTTCCGACCTCACCGCGAACGCGCTCGCGAAGCCGGAGGCGCGGACCTTCGTGCAGAACGTCGAGCAGGCCATCGTCCACTACGGCGACAACACGCTGACGTTCCTGACGAACCTGCAGAAGGCCGACGACCGCGGCGCCGCGATGTCCTACATCTCGGCGGTGACGGTCGAGGAGAACTCGCTCGTCGGCTACAACCAGGGCAATCCGACCAACGATCCGGCGAAACGCGGGCAGCACGCGCCGCCGAAGGTGCCGCTCGTGGGGATCTACCCGAGCGACGGCACGCTCAACTCCGATCACCCGTTCACGGTGCTGAACTGGGCCGACGATCTCCACAAGCAGGTCGCGGCGGACTTCCTCGCGCATCTGCGCGGCGCCGAGGCGCAGCAGAAGTTCAGTGACATCGGCTTCCGCACGTTCGACGGCAAGCCCGGTTCGCAGACCACGAAGGAGAACGGCGCCGAGCCGGATTCGAAGCTCAACCTCATCCGCCCGCCGAGTCCGCCGGTGCTGACCGAGGTGCTGAAGTCGTGGAAGGACCTGCGGAAGAAGGCGAACGTGCTGCTGGTCGTCGACGTCTCCGGGTCGATGGGCGACGGCGTCGGCGGGACCGGGAAGAACAAGATGGATCTCGCGAAACAGGCGGCCGTGGCGTCGCTACCGCAGTTCAGCGACGCGGACAAGGTCGGGCTGTGGATGTTCTCGACGAAACTCGACGGCGACAAGGACTTCGTGGAGCTGCGGCCGGTGTCGCCGATCGGTGGTGAACCGGGCAGGCAGGAGCTGGCGTCGCGGCTGAACGGGCTGACCCCGCAGAACGGCACGGGGCTCTACGACTCGTCGCTCGCCGCGTACGAGTTCATGAAGCAGCGGCTGGATCCGAACGCGATCAACGCGGTCGTCGTGCTCACCGACGGCCGGAACGAGGATCCCGGCGGTATCGATCTGCCGAACCTCGTCGGACGGCTGCGGGCCGAGGGCGGCGGCGAAGCGGTGCGGCTGTTCACCATCGCGTACGGGTCCGACGCCGATCTGGACGTGCTCAAGGAGATCGCCGAGACCACCCAGGGGGTCGGGTACGACTCGTCCAAACCGGACTCGATCGACCAGGTCTTCACCGCCGTGATCTCGAATTTCTGA
- a CDS encoding homogentisate 1,2-dioxygenase codes for MPYYRQVGEIPHKRHTAFRKPDGGLYAEELMGVEGFSADSALLYHRGLPTAIVDAVAIEDERGPLTPNHPLKPRAFKTQDLKFGDADAVTDRRRLFGNADVTIGFVHATKPSPLYRNAAGDELFYVQGGSATVETIYGSLEIGDGDYLVIPTSCTYRVLPHDEVKLLTIEARGHIGPPKRYLSAKGQFLEHSPYCERDIRGPSEPLVVDGTDVEVLVRHRAGLTRYTYATHPFDVVGWDGCLYPWAFNIDDFEPITGRVHQPPPVHQTFEGPNFVVCSFCPRKVDYHPESIPVPYNHANVDSDELMFYVRGNYEARKGSGIGIGSLSLHPSGFTHGPQPGAAEASIGAQFFDETAVMVDTFAPLDLGEAADASEDPAYAWTWSGRGPGA; via the coding sequence ATGCCTTACTACCGGCAGGTAGGCGAGATCCCGCACAAGCGCCACACGGCGTTCCGCAAGCCCGACGGGGGCCTGTACGCCGAGGAACTGATGGGTGTCGAGGGCTTCTCGGCGGACTCGGCGCTGCTGTATCACCGCGGTCTGCCCACCGCGATCGTCGACGCCGTCGCGATCGAGGACGAGCGTGGCCCCCTCACCCCGAACCACCCGCTCAAGCCCCGCGCCTTCAAGACCCAGGACCTCAAGTTCGGCGACGCCGACGCGGTCACCGACCGGCGGCGGCTGTTCGGCAACGCCGACGTCACCATCGGCTTCGTCCACGCGACCAAGCCGTCGCCGCTGTACCGCAACGCGGCCGGCGACGAACTGTTCTACGTCCAGGGCGGCAGTGCGACCGTCGAGACGATCTACGGTTCCCTGGAGATCGGGGACGGCGACTACCTCGTCATCCCGACGTCGTGCACCTACCGTGTGCTTCCGCACGACGAGGTCAAACTGCTGACCATCGAGGCGCGCGGCCACATCGGCCCGCCGAAGCGGTACCTGTCGGCGAAGGGCCAGTTCCTGGAGCACTCGCCGTACTGCGAACGCGACATCCGCGGCCCGTCCGAGCCGCTGGTCGTCGACGGCACCGACGTCGAGGTCCTCGTGCGCCACCGCGCCGGGCTGACGCGCTACACCTACGCGACCCACCCGTTCGACGTCGTCGGCTGGGACGGCTGCCTGTACCCGTGGGCGTTCAACATCGACGACTTCGAGCCGATCACCGGCCGCGTGCACCAGCCGCCGCCCGTGCACCAGACGTTCGAGGGCCCGAACTTCGTGGTCTGCTCGTTCTGCCCGCGCAAGGTCGACTACCACCCCGAGTCGATCCCGGTGCCGTACAACCACGCGAACGTCGACTCGGACGAGCTGATGTTCTACGTGCGCGGGAACTACGAGGCTCGCAAGGGCTCCGGGATCGGGATCGGCTCGCTTTCGCTGCACCCGTCCGGTTTCACGCACGGGCCGCAGCCCGGGGCGGCGGAAGCGTCGATCGGGGCGCAGTTCTTCGACGAGACCGCGGTCATGGTGGACACCTTCGCGCCGCTGGACCTCGGTGAGGCGGCCGACGCGTCGGAAGACCCCGCCTACGCGTGGACCTGGTCCGGCCGGGGTCCCGGCGCTTAG